The genomic interval GTCTGCGATCACCATAAAACCGGGAAAAAGCCGTATGACAAAACAGGAATCAGCCGCACTGAACATGGCAAAATTTATCCGGGCGCAGTCGCTGCTGCTGCTCGAAAAACTCGACGTGCTCGATCTTGATGACGAGGCAGCCGACTGTGAGCGAATGCACGAACAGGCAGAAGCGCTTTATCAGAAGCTGAGCGCACGCTTCGGCATACAGGACGGCGAATAAAGAGACGAAAAGAACGCTCACTTAGACGAAAAGCGTATCCATGGCAACTATGTATATCCACCGTGTACATAGTCATGCCTGACGCTTTCGAGCAGGTCGAGCATGTAGGAACGACGAGCTTGATTGGTATCGGACACAATATGGCGATACGCCTCAAACAT from Ewingella sp. CoE-038-23 carries:
- a CDS encoding Rop family plasmid primer RNA-binding protein — its product is MTKQESAALNMAKFIRAQSLLLLEKLDVLDLDDEAADCERMHEQAEALYQKLSARFGIQDGE